A stretch of the Archangium violaceum genome encodes the following:
- the rnk gene encoding nucleoside diphosphate kinase regulator, with protein MTQERHIIVTETDLERLQRVLDVHGNGRNAELAEMLEQELARAEIMSAQEVPADVVTMNSTVVFEDEETGSRREVTLCYPQDARSDEGRISVLAPIGSALIGLSVGQSIEWPFPGGRTRTLRIVAVPYQPEAAGHFHL; from the coding sequence ATGACCCAGGAGCGACACATCATCGTCACGGAGACCGACCTCGAGCGCCTCCAGCGTGTGCTCGATGTGCACGGCAACGGGCGCAACGCCGAACTGGCCGAGATGCTGGAACAGGAGCTGGCCCGGGCCGAGATCATGAGCGCCCAGGAGGTCCCCGCGGACGTGGTGACGATGAACAGCACCGTCGTCTTCGAGGACGAGGAGACGGGCTCACGCCGGGAGGTCACGCTCTGCTACCCGCAGGACGCACGCAGCGACGAAGGCCGCATCTCGGTGCTCGCCCCCATCGGAAGCGCCCTCATCGGATTGTCCGTGGGCCAGTCCATCGAGTGGCCGTTCCCGGGCGGACGTACCCGGACGCTCCGCATCGTCGCGGTGCCGTATCAGCCAGAGGCGGCGGGGCACTTCCACCTCTGA
- the nadD gene encoding nicotinate (nicotinamide) nucleotide adenylyltransferase produces MRPPLQVALLGGSFNPPHVGHLLAAHYVRATQGVDEVWLMPTFRHPFGKRSEDFEHRVSMCERMCQDAAGWMKTSRVESEVGKDGRTVDTLEFLIARHPESRFSLIIGSDILKDLPHWKDFDRIQRMARVLVLYRAGYPAEGTVGPPLAEVSSTEIRERLNRGEQPTDLVPERVLAYAREHHLYGL; encoded by the coding sequence GTGAGGCCCCCCTTGCAGGTCGCGCTCCTCGGAGGCTCGTTCAATCCGCCCCACGTGGGTCATCTGCTGGCCGCCCACTACGTGCGCGCCACCCAGGGCGTGGATGAGGTCTGGCTCATGCCCACGTTCCGCCACCCGTTCGGCAAGCGCTCGGAGGACTTCGAGCACCGCGTGAGCATGTGCGAGCGGATGTGCCAGGACGCGGCCGGCTGGATGAAGACCTCGCGGGTGGAGAGCGAGGTGGGCAAGGACGGGCGCACGGTGGACACGTTGGAGTTCCTCATCGCCCGGCACCCGGAGTCCCGCTTCTCGCTCATCATCGGCTCGGACATCCTCAAGGATCTGCCGCACTGGAAGGACTTCGACCGCATCCAGCGGATGGCGCGCGTGCTGGTGCTGTACCGCGCGGGCTACCCGGCCGAGGGGACCGTGGGGCCTCCGTTGGCGGAGGTGTCCTCCACGGAGATCCGCGAGCGTCTGAACCGGGGCGAGCAGCCCACGGACCTGGTGCCCGAGCGGGTGCTCGCCTACGCACGCGAGCACCACCTCTACGGCTTGTGA
- a CDS encoding exo-beta-N-acetylmuramidase NamZ family protein, whose amino-acid sequence MTRVKTGLDVWVEQGFAPLKGKRVGAIVNPTSVDSSFRHLADLLMQAPGVKLAALFGPEHGVRGEAQYMVAVGDARDRRTGVPVHSLYGSTFESLSPRPEWLEGLDALVFDIQDVGSRYYTYVYTMALAMKAAGKAGIPFYVLDRPNPLNGVAIEGNLVGERYRSFVGLYPIPNRHGMTAGELARLFNDEQGFGCDLTVVPMEGWRREFFWSDTGLPFISPSPNMPTPDTALVYPGMCQGEGTNVSEGRGTCRPFEQFGAPWVDSDALIARLEREKLPGVRFRAVGFTPTFDKYKGVSCNGAFIHVTDRESFLPLRTGIAIFQALYELGKEGGFAWREDAYEFVDDVPAFDLLCGTDQVRKGIEAGWSLDRLLEGFETQARDFAKRRERHLLYARGS is encoded by the coding sequence ATGACACGGGTGAAGACGGGACTGGATGTCTGGGTGGAGCAGGGCTTCGCGCCACTGAAGGGCAAGCGGGTAGGGGCCATCGTCAATCCCACCAGCGTGGACTCGAGCTTCCGCCACCTGGCGGATCTGCTGATGCAGGCGCCCGGGGTGAAGCTGGCGGCCCTCTTCGGCCCCGAGCACGGCGTGCGCGGCGAGGCCCAGTACATGGTCGCCGTGGGTGATGCGAGGGATCGGCGCACCGGCGTCCCCGTGCACAGCCTCTACGGCTCCACCTTCGAGTCGCTCTCGCCCCGCCCCGAGTGGTTGGAGGGCCTGGACGCGCTCGTCTTCGACATCCAGGACGTGGGCAGCCGCTACTACACCTACGTCTACACCATGGCCCTGGCCATGAAGGCCGCCGGCAAGGCGGGGATCCCCTTCTACGTGCTGGACCGGCCCAACCCGCTCAACGGCGTCGCCATCGAGGGCAACCTCGTGGGGGAGCGCTACCGCTCCTTCGTGGGCCTGTATCCCATCCCCAACCGGCACGGCATGACGGCCGGCGAGCTGGCCCGCCTCTTCAACGACGAGCAGGGCTTCGGGTGCGACCTGACCGTCGTGCCCATGGAGGGCTGGCGCCGCGAGTTCTTCTGGTCCGACACCGGGCTGCCCTTCATCTCGCCCTCGCCCAACATGCCCACCCCGGATACCGCGCTCGTCTACCCGGGCATGTGCCAGGGCGAGGGCACCAACGTCTCCGAGGGCCGGGGCACCTGCCGTCCCTTCGAGCAGTTCGGTGCTCCCTGGGTGGACTCGGACGCGCTGATCGCCCGCCTGGAGCGCGAGAAGCTTCCCGGGGTCCGCTTCCGCGCCGTGGGATTCACTCCCACCTTCGACAAGTACAAGGGTGTGTCCTGCAACGGAGCCTTCATCCACGTCACCGACCGCGAGTCCTTCCTCCCCCTGCGGACGGGCATCGCCATCTTCCAGGCCCTGTACGAGCTGGGGAAGGAGGGCGGGTTCGCCTGGCGTGAGGACGCCTACGAGTTCGTGGACGACGTGCCCGCCTTCGATCTGCTCTGCGGCACGGATCAGGTCCGCAAGGGAATCGAGGCCGGCTGGTCGCTGGACCGTCTACTAGAAGGCTTCGAGACGCAGGCGCGGGACTTCGCCAAGCGGAGGGAGCGTCATCTGCTGTACGCTCGAGGGTCGTGA
- a CDS encoding adenylate/guanylate cyclase domain-containing protein — protein sequence MKTANLAIVFTDIKGFTERTSRQTLEENQRLLKVHHDLLAPVFKAFGGRIIKSIGDAFLVTFESPTQAVLSGMAIQDRLWSYNRGASDAERLDVRVAINVGEVRLESNDVFGEPVNIASRVESIAEAGEVFFTEAVYLAMNKAEVPSLEVGAFELKGIPGKIRVFRVPRAPYRVETPSVVHVSSGAGAPLENEQPPFGNLALSRVPSLQLTPGTDLAATAAAVGGQIVARTRTAILAVKTHQRLSPTSRKVAVGGGALVLLLLGVGFVVLRDSPAEAAIKEVAKATSTSEKLKLAERARNLISVEKDSPGKRAWLLGRLDEALDAPNRAVELYRSAVKAGNDDAGDRLAELLKHPECRVRANAADALGDLKRVSARGALEDLAEEGGPGEESGGLFQLGCNSRKAAQKALERLGR from the coding sequence TTGAAGACCGCCAACCTCGCCATTGTGTTCACCGACATCAAGGGCTTCACCGAGCGCACCAGCCGGCAAACCCTCGAGGAGAACCAGCGCCTGCTCAAGGTGCACCATGATCTCCTCGCCCCGGTCTTCAAGGCCTTCGGCGGACGCATCATCAAGTCCATCGGCGACGCCTTCCTCGTGACCTTCGAGTCGCCCACCCAGGCCGTCCTCAGCGGCATGGCCATCCAGGACCGGCTCTGGAGCTACAACCGCGGCGCCTCGGATGCCGAGCGGCTGGACGTACGCGTGGCCATCAACGTGGGCGAGGTGCGGCTGGAGTCCAACGACGTCTTCGGCGAGCCCGTCAACATCGCCTCGCGCGTGGAGTCCATCGCCGAGGCCGGCGAGGTCTTCTTCACCGAGGCCGTCTACCTGGCCATGAACAAGGCGGAAGTGCCCTCGCTGGAAGTGGGCGCCTTCGAGCTCAAGGGCATCCCCGGGAAGATCCGCGTCTTCCGCGTGCCCCGCGCGCCCTACCGCGTGGAGACGCCCTCCGTGGTGCACGTGTCGTCCGGGGCCGGGGCGCCGCTCGAGAACGAGCAGCCGCCCTTCGGGAACCTGGCGCTCTCGCGCGTTCCCTCGCTCCAGCTCACGCCGGGGACGGACCTGGCGGCCACCGCGGCCGCCGTCGGCGGGCAGATCGTGGCGCGCACCCGCACGGCCATCCTGGCGGTGAAGACCCATCAGCGCCTGTCGCCCACCTCGAGGAAGGTGGCGGTGGGCGGTGGCGCGCTGGTGCTGTTGCTGCTCGGGGTGGGCTTCGTCGTGCTGCGCGACAGTCCCGCCGAGGCCGCCATCAAGGAGGTGGCGAAGGCCACCAGCACCAGCGAGAAGCTCAAGCTGGCGGAGCGCGCCCGGAATCTCATCTCCGTGGAGAAGGACTCCCCGGGCAAGCGGGCCTGGCTGCTGGGGCGGCTGGACGAGGCGCTGGACGCCCCCAACCGGGCGGTGGAGCTCTACCGTTCCGCGGTGAAGGCCGGCAACGACGACGCCGGGGACCGGCTCGCGGAGCTGTTGAAGCACCCGGAGTGCCGTGTGCGCGCCAATGCCGCGGACGCGCTGGGCGATCTCAAGAGGGTGTCCGCGCGCGGCGCGCTGGAGGATCTGGCCGAGGAGGGTGGACCGGGCGAGGAATCCGGGGGCCTCTTCCAGCTCGGATGCAATTCGCGCAAGGCGGCGCAGAAGGCGCTGGAGCGGCTCGGACGCTGA
- a CDS encoding tetratricopeptide repeat protein: protein MLWLLVAGTLAAAMDAPVPGDLTSALAREASGDTSGALVSVEAVVQAWPNQALPRVEAARLLLKLGENLDRAEAHLEVAAAVAPENPRVHYLRGLLWEERGQLLRAARSYEQALFYRASYEDARFRVAGLWASLGDWLKAEMHYRLLSRSRPEWVQVRLQLIRTIEEQGREADAEKELLLLRSEQPGNALVLRRLAELYERTGRPQLAAKVRASLEPPAPPKKMRPLRPSRR from the coding sequence ATGCTCTGGCTTCTGGTAGCGGGCACGCTCGCGGCGGCCATGGACGCACCCGTCCCGGGGGATCTGACATCGGCCCTGGCTCGGGAGGCGTCGGGTGATACCTCCGGGGCCCTGGTATCCGTCGAGGCCGTGGTCCAGGCCTGGCCCAACCAGGCCCTTCCCCGGGTGGAAGCGGCCCGTCTCCTGCTGAAGCTCGGGGAGAACCTGGACCGAGCCGAAGCCCACCTGGAGGTGGCCGCCGCCGTGGCACCCGAGAACCCCCGGGTCCACTACCTGCGTGGGCTGTTGTGGGAGGAGCGCGGCCAGCTCCTGCGCGCGGCCCGTTCCTATGAACAGGCCCTCTTCTATCGCGCGTCCTACGAGGATGCCCGATTCCGGGTCGCCGGCCTCTGGGCCTCCCTGGGCGACTGGCTCAAGGCCGAGATGCACTACCGCTTGCTCAGCCGCTCCCGCCCCGAGTGGGTACAGGTGCGTCTCCAGCTCATCCGGACCATCGAGGAGCAGGGCAGGGAGGCGGACGCGGAAAAGGAGTTGCTTCTCTTGAGAAGTGAGCAGCCGGGCAACGCCCTGGTCCTCCGCCGCCTGGCCGAGCTCTATGAGCGCACCGGCCGGCCCCAGCTGGCGGCGAAGGTGCGTGCGAGCCTGGAGCCGCCCGCTCCCCCCAAGAAGATGCGGCCCCTGCGCCCGTCGCGTCGGTAG
- a CDS encoding endonuclease MutS2 translates to MTVQIAQRTLEDLGFADVLRALAHRCRTEPGRERALARPFLEGEEQVAEALALVAEARRLAQEQFSLPLGGVTDLRAALELASKGGLLEPRQLIASAQLLFAFVRTREALEERQHVVPRLAAISRRLPMLEQLAVRIDRSFEADGEISDRASPELREARDRVRGLHRRIKGRLEELLHDENFLPKLRENYYTIRNGRYVVPVVSNYRGEVPGIVHNASQTGQTLFVEPEGLVGMGNDLAIAQSVVTEEERRILQELTNQLGREAAKVLEGIAAVAELDEAEAAAVLAGDLRAYAPEFIGVEGLSLVRLRHPRLVLRDTEVVPNDVEMKGEARALVVSGPNAGGKTVTLTAVGLCALMLRAGLPIPAGEGSRMPLYRSVHSTVGDAQDLSQGLSTFSAHVVMLRDISLSVGKNSLVLIDEIAADTDPREGAAIAIAVLEELLTKGAVVLVTTHLEELKALAHLDPRFLNARVGFDAKKMAPTYKLQLGAAGASSAIEVASRMGLPEHICTRARDLAMNAGGALAKALAAAEEDRRKLQDELERAKAEAEEAERLRKTLEEQKQQFERERKARLMRFNEEVAAASEQAASEVQELLKTLRAQANEKAASEARSQLLQRMEEANQRAKAARAELFQVEAPAPAELRVGAWVRHSGLNKDVEILELHGDQALVAAGIMKMRVPVSELSGTRTAKPKETKFPERNKQAQQIQRAKAAAPEAVEATNYRCDVRGMRAEEALTELESFLDRGMRSGEESALIIHGHGTGALRQAIRDYLAASPYIRMFRPGENHEGGDGVTVVALRA, encoded by the coding sequence ATGACCGTGCAGATTGCTCAGAGAACGCTCGAGGACCTTGGATTCGCGGATGTGCTCCGTGCGCTGGCCCACCGTTGTCGGACCGAACCCGGGAGGGAGCGTGCGCTCGCCCGGCCGTTCCTCGAGGGTGAGGAACAGGTAGCGGAGGCCCTGGCGCTCGTCGCCGAGGCGCGGCGGCTGGCCCAGGAGCAATTTTCCCTGCCCCTCGGAGGGGTGACGGATCTGCGCGCCGCGCTGGAGCTGGCGTCCAAGGGGGGCCTGTTGGAGCCCCGGCAGCTCATCGCGTCGGCGCAGCTGCTGTTCGCCTTCGTCCGTACCCGCGAGGCGCTCGAGGAGCGGCAGCACGTGGTGCCCCGGCTGGCGGCCATCTCCCGGCGGCTGCCAATGCTGGAGCAGCTGGCGGTGCGCATCGATCGGAGCTTCGAGGCGGACGGAGAGATTTCGGACCGGGCGAGTCCGGAGCTGCGCGAGGCGAGGGACCGGGTGCGCGGACTTCACCGGCGCATCAAGGGCCGGCTGGAGGAGCTGCTCCACGACGAGAACTTCCTGCCGAAGCTACGGGAAAACTACTACACCATCCGCAATGGCCGGTACGTGGTGCCCGTGGTGTCCAACTACCGGGGCGAGGTGCCGGGCATCGTCCACAACGCGAGCCAGACGGGGCAGACGCTGTTCGTGGAGCCCGAGGGCCTGGTGGGCATGGGCAACGACCTGGCCATCGCCCAGTCGGTGGTGACGGAGGAGGAGCGGCGGATCCTCCAGGAGCTGACGAACCAGCTCGGGCGCGAGGCGGCGAAGGTGCTCGAGGGCATCGCCGCGGTGGCGGAGCTGGACGAGGCGGAGGCGGCGGCGGTGCTGGCGGGCGACCTGAGGGCCTACGCCCCCGAGTTCATCGGGGTGGAGGGCCTGTCGCTGGTGCGGCTGCGGCACCCGCGGCTGGTGCTGAGGGACACCGAGGTGGTGCCCAACGACGTGGAGATGAAGGGCGAGGCGCGGGCGCTGGTGGTGTCCGGTCCGAACGCGGGCGGCAAGACGGTGACGCTGACGGCGGTGGGCCTGTGCGCGCTGATGTTGCGAGCGGGCCTGCCCATTCCGGCGGGCGAGGGCTCGCGGATGCCGCTGTACCGCTCGGTGCACTCCACGGTGGGTGACGCGCAGGACCTGTCGCAGGGCCTGTCCACGTTCAGCGCGCACGTGGTGATGCTGCGGGACATCTCCCTGTCGGTGGGGAAGAACTCGCTGGTGCTCATCGACGAGATCGCCGCGGACACGGATCCCCGCGAGGGCGCGGCCATCGCCATCGCGGTGCTGGAGGAGCTGCTCACCAAGGGCGCGGTGGTGCTGGTGACCACGCACCTGGAGGAGCTGAAGGCGCTGGCGCACCTGGATCCGCGGTTCCTGAACGCGCGGGTGGGCTTCGATGCGAAGAAGATGGCGCCCACGTACAAGCTGCAGCTGGGCGCGGCGGGTGCGTCGTCGGCCATCGAGGTGGCGTCGCGGATGGGGCTGCCGGAGCACATCTGCACGCGAGCGCGGGACCTGGCGATGAACGCGGGTGGCGCGCTGGCGAAGGCGCTGGCGGCGGCGGAGGAGGACCGGCGCAAGCTTCAGGACGAGCTGGAGCGGGCGAAGGCGGAGGCGGAGGAGGCCGAGCGGCTGCGCAAGACGCTGGAGGAGCAGAAGCAGCAGTTCGAGCGCGAGCGCAAGGCGCGGCTGATGCGCTTCAACGAGGAGGTGGCGGCGGCGAGCGAGCAGGCGGCGTCGGAGGTGCAGGAGCTGCTGAAGACGCTGAGGGCGCAGGCGAACGAGAAGGCGGCGTCGGAGGCGCGTTCGCAGCTGTTGCAGCGGATGGAGGAGGCGAACCAGCGGGCGAAGGCGGCACGCGCGGAGCTGTTCCAGGTGGAGGCGCCAGCGCCCGCGGAGCTGCGAGTGGGGGCGTGGGTGCGGCACTCGGGATTGAACAAGGACGTGGAGATCCTGGAGCTGCACGGGGATCAGGCGCTGGTGGCGGCGGGCATCATGAAGATGCGCGTGCCGGTGTCGGAGCTGTCGGGGACGAGGACGGCGAAGCCGAAGGAGACGAAGTTCCCGGAGCGCAACAAGCAGGCGCAGCAGATCCAACGCGCGAAGGCGGCGGCACCGGAGGCGGTGGAGGCGACGAACTACCGCTGCGACGTGCGAGGCATGAGGGCCGAGGAGGCGCTGACGGAGCTGGAGTCCTTCCTGGACCGGGGCATGAGGAGCGGCGAGGAGTCGGCGCTGATCATCCACGGGCACGGGACGGGAGCGCTGCGGCAGGCCATCCGCGACTACCTGGCGGCCTCGCCATACATCCGGATGTTCCGCCCGGGAGAGAACCACGAGGGCGGAGACGGCGTGACGGTCGTGGCGCTGCGCGCCTGA